In Aspergillus flavus chromosome 3, complete sequence, one genomic interval encodes:
- a CDS encoding cytochrome B5, translating into MPNILSNMQEFTLQDVAAHKSKDDLWVAIHGKVYDITKYVRDHPGGADVLVDVAGTDATAAYEDVGHSEDADEILGTYLLGTLKDAQEFKKPKTVRLVQQTPAKAETNSNNKSTSAIKTVVLASGSLGSALLLYISSRSNSALREVLSKIPKLSLNRLPEIHVPSGGVLRGGFSSGFVAATILCAAIGGVVGSKLSKFTRIESGFMRYPSRIKSRGLKKQNPHLAKGFLEPKDYKNLPLIRKDQLAPNVYRFVFELPGPRDVIGLPIGQHVAIKANVNGAAVSRSYTPTSNNLDLGRLELVIKCYPDGILTGQYLANLKVGDKVQFRGPKGAMKYHSGLCKKIGMIAGGTGITPMYQLIRAICEDDTDTTEVSLIYANRTEEDILLRSELEAFARKYPKNFKLWYMLDHPPKNWAYGKGYVTPEVMAAKLPGPAPDTKIMLCGPPGMVNASKKALTAAGFQAPGAVGKMTDQIFCF; encoded by the exons ATGCCGAATATCCTGT CGAATATGCAGGAATTTACTTTGCAGGACGTGGCAGCCcacaaaagcaaagatgaCCTGTGGGTAGCCATTCATGGAAAAG TCTACGACATAACAAAATACGTACGGGATCACCCCGGAGGCGCGGACGTCCTAGTTGATGTTGCCGGAACCGATGCGACAGCTGCATACGAAGATGTCGGACACTCGGAAGACGCGGATGAAATATTGGGGACATACCTGCTTGGCACCCTGAAAGACGCTCAAGAATTCAAGAAACCTAAGACAGTGCGTTTGGTTCAGCAAACTCCCGCCAAGGCAGAGACCAATAGCAACAACAAGTCTACATCCGCCATTAAAACAGTTGTCCTTGCTTCAGGATCTCTGGGAAGTGCGCTCTTGCTCTACATATCCTCGCGCAGCAATTCGGCTCTTCGTGAAGTGCTGTCCAAAATTCCAAAGTTGTCACTGAACAGGTTACCTGAGATCCATGTGCCATCTGGGGGTGTTCTACGCGGGGGATTCTCGAGTGGCTTCGTCGCCGCCACCATACTTTGTGCAGCGATCGGCGGTGTAGTCGGGTCGAAGCTCTCCAAATTCACCCGGATTGAGTCCGGGTTTATGCGATATCCCTCGCGTATAAAATCCCGCGGTTTGAAGAAGCAGAACCCTCACCTTGCCAAGGGCTTCCTTGAGCCGAAGGATTACAAGAACCTCCCTCTTATCCGGAAAGACCAGTTAGCACCAAACGTATATCGTTTCGTCTTCGAACTCCCCGGTCCACGGGACGTCATTGGTCTTCCTATCGGCCAGCATGTTGCCATTAAAGCCAATGTCAACGGCGCCGCTGTTTCGAGATCATACACACCAACATCGAATAACCTGGATTTGGGTCGCTTGGAACTGGTCATCAAATGCTACCCGGACGGTATCCTCACGGGCCAATACCTTGCAAACCTGAAAGTGGGCGACAAGGTACAATTCCGCGGTCCTAAAGGCGCAATGAAATACCACAGTGGTCTTTGCAAAAAGATCGGAATGATTGCCGGTGGAACCGGGATTACGCCCATGTATCAACTTATTCGGGCAATCTGTGAAGACGATACCGATACTACGGAAGTTAGCCTGATCTATGCCAATCGAACCGAGGAAGACATCCTGTTGCGAAGTGAACTGGAAGCGTTTGCTCGGAAGTATCCAAAGAACTTTAAGCTCTGGTACATGCTCGATCACCCCCCAAAGAACTGGGCGTATGGTAAGGGCTATGTAACGCCGGAGGTTATGGCTGCGAAGCTACCTGGACCGGCTCCTGATACAAAGATTATGCTTTGTGGTCCACCAGGTATGGTGAAtgcttcgaagaaggcttTGACTGCTGCTGGATTTCAGGCACCTGGCGCTGTGGGGAAGATGACGGATCAGATATTTTGTTTCTAg